The following proteins come from a genomic window of Macaca thibetana thibetana isolate TM-01 chromosome 15, ASM2454274v1, whole genome shotgun sequence:
- the GCNT1 gene encoding beta-1,3-galactosyl-O-glycosyl-glycoprotein beta-1,6-N-acetylglucosaminyltransferase → MLRNLLRRRLFSYPTKYYFVVLVFSLITFSVLRIHQKPEFVSVRHLELAGENPSSDINCTKVLQGDVNEIQKVKLEILTVKFKKRPRWTPDDYINMTSDCTSFIKRRKYIVEPLSKEEAEFPIAYSIVVHHKIEMLDRLLRAIYMPQNFYCIHVDTKSEDSYLAAVMGIASCFSNVFVASRLESVVYASWSRVQADLNCMKDLYAMSANWKYLINLCGMDFPIKTNLEIVRKLKLLMGENSLETERMPSHKEERWKKRYEVVNGKLTNTGTVKMLPPLETPLFSGSAYFVVSREYVGYVLQNENIQKFMEWAQDTYSPDEYLWATIQRIPEVPGSLSASHKYDLSDMQAVARFVKWQYFEGDVSKGAPYPPCDGVHVRSVCIFGAGDLNWMLRKHHLFANKFDVDVDLFAIQCLDEHLRHKALETLKH, encoded by the coding sequence ATGCTGAGGAACTTGCTGCGAAGGAGACTTTTTTCTTATCCCACTAAATACTACTTTGTGGTTCTTGTTTTTTCCCTAATCACCTTCTCCGTTTTAAGGATTCATCAAAAGCCCGAATTTGTAAGTGTCAGACACTTGGAGCTTGCTGGGGAGAATCCTAGTAGTGATATTAATTGCACCAAAGTTTTACAGGGTGATGTAAATGAAATCCAAAAGGTAAAGCTTGAGATCCTAacagtgaaatttaaaaagcGCCCTCGGTGGACACCTGACGACTATATAAACATGACCAGTGACTGTACTTCTTTCATCAAGAGACGCAAATATATTGTAGAACCCCTTAGTAAAGAAGAGGCAGAGTTTCCAATAGCATATTCTATAGTGGTTCATCACAAGATTGAAATGCTTGACAGGCTGCTGAGGGCCATCTATATGCCTCAGAATTTCTATTGCATTCATGTGGACACAAAATCCGAGGATTCCTATTTAGCTGCAGTGATGGGCATCGCTTCCTGTTTCAGTAATGTCTTTGTGGCCAGCCGATTGGAGAGTGTGGTTTATGCATCATGGAGTCGGGTTCAGGCTGACCTCAACTGCATGAAGGACCTCTATGCAATGAGTGCAAACTGGAAGTACTTGATAAATCTTTGTGGTATGGATTTTCCTATTAAAACCAACCTAGAAATTGTCAGGAAGCTCAAGTTGTTAATGGGAGAAAACAGCCTGGAAACGGAGAGGATGCCATCCCATAAAGAAGAAAGGTGGAAAAAGCGGTATGAGGTCGTTAATGGAAAGCTGACAAACACAGGGACTGTCAAAATGCTTCCTCCGCTCGAAACACCTCTTTTTTCTGGCAGTGCCTACTTTGTGGTCAGTAGGGAGTATGTGGGGTATGTACTACAGAATGAAAACATCCAGAAGTTTATGGAGTGGGCGCAAGACACATACAGCCCTGATGAGTATCTCTGGGCCACCATCCAGAGGATTCCTGAAGTCCCGGGCTCACTTTCTGCCAGCCATAAGTACGATTTGTCTGACATGCAAGCAGTTGCCAGGTTTGTCAAGTGGCAATACTTTGAGGGTGATGTTTCCAAGGGTGCCCCCTACCCTCCCTGCGATGGAGTCCACGTGCGCTCGGTGTGCATTTTTGGAGCTGGTGACTTGAACTGGATGCTGCGCAAACACCACTTGTTTGCCAATAAGTTTGACGTGGATGTTGACCTCTTTGCCATCCAGTGTTTGGATGAGCATTTGAGGCATAAAGCTTTGGAGACATTAAAACACTGA